Within the Triticum dicoccoides isolate Atlit2015 ecotype Zavitan unplaced genomic scaffold, WEW_v2.0 scaffold25930, whole genome shotgun sequence genome, the region CCCTCTTGTGTTCACTAAACTCCCTTCGGTGTCCACTTACCCGAGCCATGTCCTTCTCCTTTTATGAATAAGTGTGAATATTTTATATCATACAGGACCATATTCCTCTTTTTTATTGATTGAATTAATTGTTAGATAAAATCGACAAGGCAAAACTAAGTTTTCATAAATAAATAAAACATGCTGTACCAGTTTTAATGGGCGCGGTGATGTGGCACCTCTTTATAGCTCGGCAACATGTTGAACCGCGTGCGCTGTTGGGCCGTCGGCCCAAAACACGGCGTGACGCGGGATATGCCGCTGCTCCATATATATAGCAGCGCCCCTCCGACAAACCCTAACGCCAGAGTTCGTGATTGGGGATTGGCGGCGGCATAGGGCGGCGGCCGACTGCAACGATGAGGAGCAGCAGGTCGAGATTTGTCCGCCTTCTCGCTTCCTCTCCGACGGCCTCTCCTCTCTTCCTGGCGGGAGCGCACCTCCTGTTCGACCGATGGCCGAACCAGTTCCCTCCGATGCCATCCCCGGAGTCGACACGCACAGGTGCACTGGTTGAACTCGTCCATAGCATCATCCATCCTACCCTTCAACGGTGGTTGCCGATTCCCCACGGTGGGTAAGATGGTTGATGCTATGAATAACTTCAACCAGATTGTAGTTGTGACATGCCCTCGGCCACCCCAAAAGTTAGCACGCAGAAGCAGGGAGCCAATCCTCTGGCTGAATTTGTCCATAGCATCAGCCATCCTGCAATTCAACTCTGTTGCCTTTTTGCACGACGATGGCTGGTGCTATGGATAAATTCAACTCGATGGTTGTGACATACCCGATTCCATTTAAAGAAGCTTCGTTGAATCAGGCTTCAATCAGGTTGAAGCAGGGAGTCGCTCGTCCAGGTTACCCGGTTAaaattttcatatagagcatgccatTAAACTATGACAGACTCTTTTTGCAGAATTGGAAGGATGGTTGTTGCTATGGACGAATTCCACCGGCTGATACATATCCGACCGCCACTTGCAAACAGTTTCCTTTAGTTGCCTGATTCATGGTTATTGTACCCATGCTGACACTGGGTTTAATCTGACTTACTCTAACTTAATATTCTACTGTCTAGAATAAATATAGTTAAACTCTAAACCTAATTAACTCAGCCACAGGACCAACAGGTTCACTCTATAACATCTGGACAGTACAAAGGTCATCAAGACGGAAAGTAGTCTATTGGATTGAATGAGTAATGTATCTGTTTTCACGTGATTCAAGACTTCCCTGTTGTTTGTACGGTCTCCTACAACATGGTTATGTATGATGTCTTTCATGTTCTGCTTGCTGTGGCGAATTCTGTAGAATTTGTTGCAGAGAACTTGTGGATTTATAAATTTACATACTAAAGCAATCTAAATAACCTTTAGATCCATCTAAGATTTTGATTCCCAGTAAAAGAAAAGCATCGAATTAATAAACTGATAATTTAAGGGTCTCTCCCATCAATGCAAATTATTATTTAGTCCTGAGCAATGTTTTTTTAGCACCCTCTGTTTCTCCTGGGTACTAATCTAAAGCTGGTTGATAAACAAAGGTTGCATCTGGATACTTCCTTCAGATGTAAGGTCATCTTTCTGAAGCTTGGAGCATTTTAAACTCTTATGCATGTTTGGCATTAAAAAGGAGCTTGGCATTCACTCTTATCGGTTTTCAGTGATGGCCTTCTAAACTAGCACAGAAAAGGAACACTATTCTTGTTACTTGCCCGTTATTGTAATTTTGTCAAAAGTTGTCTCAGTTGAACACTTTCATATACCGTATAGTCGATGTTAATTTCTATTGTTGTTTGTCAAAAGATGTATCTCTAAGAGGTCCATCTTTGTTCCAATCCAAGGGCACAACAGGTACAATTCTCAGTTTCTTCTGTGCATGTTATTTTCTATTGCTGTTTGTTTAATTGCTTTCAAttttgcatggagtaaacaaaatcaGTTAGCAAATATGCCCTACATGTTGTGAAGAGTACCATATATCTTTTTCATACAAATGATTGGCATATACAGCTATTTGCCCGAAAACACTTATACCCCACAAATCGGTGTCTCTTTCTCTTTACTTTCCTGTATTATCTACAGGGTTGACCAAGAATTCAACTAGTAAGCTACCATATGTATGAATAGAGAAGCATCTGCTTACTTTGGCTACCATTTGTATGCTTTGacttcattttcaaaatgattgatTTCCTTCAGCAGTGGAAGCTTCTCAATGCTGCTAGACATCGGAATGCGTTCTCGGACATGCCTCTAGGATCCTAGTAACGCTTGCTGCTCTTCCATCTTCGgcaacttagagcatctccagccgcgcccccaacaggcccccccaggccactttttcggcccCGGCgccaaaaaacggcccagtcgcgcccccaggacaacGAAAAGCCTCGGTTCGGCctttttttccgcccggcggccgcaggccaaacccggcgcgctgggggtcgcttgggggctccggcgcaagggaaaagcacggctggcccacgccgtcaggtgaaaagtcaatattttcttccccgactcgcctcccaccccTCCCGCGCTCTCGGCCGCCACTAGTTATATCCCGGCGCCGCCCTTCACCGCTAGGTAGCCATTTCCCGCCGGAAAAATAGCAGAGGTTCGCCGTGGCAGCCCCTCCGAGaccagctgggcgtttccggccgccgttttCGGCCGCGGAGGGGTAGTTTAGCGGCGGGTGCACGCCACCGCgtgcaaggtgttcggcgattttcctgcctcggcgatggactcggatgacgaggaagtgcttgccgtgctgctggaggaggaagccgaagctGACGTCCAGGAGGAAgatcatctcatggtgctcgccgccctcgcccagctgctatgAAAAGCCGcgacgaggtggctcggcgccggggcgggtgaaagcaaagaaccggcatcgtctcgaaggctactgcatgctctaatcCGACTACTTTGCCGATGTTCCACTTCACGGCGacagaacatttcggcgccgttatcggatgaataGAAaacttttcctcaggattgtgaattccatccgggagttcaacaactacttcaaatgcaagatggattgcaccggcaaacttggattcacctccatccagaaatgCATGACagtgatgaggatgcttgcatacggagctcccggtgactcacaggacgactatgggcacatggccgagtccaccagcatagagtgtttctacaagttctgtcgggcagtggtggcagtgtttggaccgcaatacttaagAACACCCAATgcagaagacactgctcggatcctagcacagaatgctgcaagaggatttcctgggatgcttggaagcatcgactgcatgcattggaattggaagaattgcccatttgcttggcaggggatgtcaaAGGCGCCAATGCGGTTGTAGTGTGGTATTGGAGGCGGTGGCCAtagaggacctctggatttggcactccttctttggtatgccaggaactcacaatgacatcaacgtgctgcagtgctctcctgtctttgccaagcttgttgaaggtcattctcctccggtgaacttcgagatcaatgggcggcactacaacaaggggtactatctagctgatggcatctatccgagatggtcgacatttgtgaagaccatcaaaaaccctgtgcctggaggcaagaacgcctggtttgcgacgattcaggaggcttgcaggaaggatgtcgagcgggcatttggtatgCTCCAATCTCGAtctgctgttgtccggtaccccgctcagacctggtcgaaagatcaaatatgggagatcatgacttgttgtgtcatcttacacaacatgatcattgagagcgagcaggaagagccagtgtttgacactgaaccataccacaggcagggtcctcttgcccaagttgatcaccagctaccggcaacctagactgcctacctcagtatgtgcaggagatccgagacccacaggtgcatcatcaactgcaacaagatctgatagagcacctatggaggctcaagggcgacaccgggcgcgacgtgtgatgaaatatgagtttttatttgttgaactatataatttgtattgaactatttgttgttttactattttgttgaagtatttgaattttatgtgatgaaatatgtgataaaaaatatttatgttgataattgaacgccggccATGGCGAACCACGTCGAATATGgggctattctcgcccatatgggccttttTCGCCGAAATGGGGCTTCAAAAGTGGGCCAAAATCGGCGACtggggcgagctgggggcgacgactgggcgcaaaatcGTCCCCAGCGCTGAACGAATCGCCGGCAATGACTGGGCGAtgcctacctcagtatgcgtcaggagatccgagactcagaggtgcatcatcaactgcagcaagatctgatagagcacctatggaggctcaagggcgacaccgggcgcgacgtgtgatgaaatatgagtttttatttgttgaactatataatttgtattgaactatttgttgttttaCTATTTTATTGAAGTATTTGAATTttatgtgatgaaatatgtgataaaaaatatttatgttgataattgaacgccgagccacggcgaaccacgccgaatataGGCCTGTTCTTGCCCATATGGGCCTTTTTTGCTGAAATGGGGCTTCAAAAGTGGGCCAAAATCAACGACTGGGGGCGACGACTAGGCGCAAAATCGTCCTCAGCGCCGAACCaatcgccggctcacccccagggggcgatttttatacgtcctggggggccaacggctgggatGCTCTTAGTTCCTGGGCCATGATGTTGCACCCATGTGCTGTGTGCCTTATACTCTAACGGATCCTTTGTGTGCTGCCGTTTTTGCATTATTAATAAAGTCGGGATTTAGCCTTTTCCATAAAAGAGAAATGAGAAAAGGCTGTATTGTGGTCTGTTTGCCCATAACAGATTGGTTTACCACTTTCTATCTTCCTGACACGTTGGCTTCTTCCCTTCGTCTAGAAGTTGTATACGTGGATCCAACATTACGTCTAAAAGCCTAGTTGGTCAATACTGAAATACGTATTCTTTTTGTTTGGAAAAGTTTGTTCCTCAAATGGATACATCTAGCATTaatttggtgctagatacatctatttgaaGCACATACTTTTTACCACAGAGGGAGTAAAGATTACTGTCTAATTTTCAGTGAAAGGAATGCTATGACCAAAATTGACAGGCTATGCGAAGAACATTTCATCAAAGCACCAGTGGTCTAGTGTTAGAATAGTACCCTGCCACGGTATAGACACGGGTTCGATTCCCGGCTGGTGCATTtctctgttttttccttttttttctttgcatTTCCATTTTGGGGCTTGTCACTTTTTTTTGGGCACTTCTGTTGATATACTACATACAGTTTATACCTAAAGTTTCCTGCATTTTGTATGCAAACCGAAGAAACTGTTTGAAGGAGTCGTTGAATTAACGACAAAAAGAACACCCTTTTTAACTTCCCCAACTCACACCTAGCTTTTTTTAGGGGAATGCCAAACTTTATTAATCAAAGGGAATGTCTACAGGTATACAAATAGGAAATAGGGTAATGGGAGAAAACCACATATAGCGACTAAGGCCGAGCGGAAGGGGAGATTTACCAAGATTATGTGCTTCAAAATTCGATGTATACCCTTCAAAAACTATAACACAACTAATTAACTTGAACTTCTTGGATATGAACATCAACTGCCCCCGCGTCTCTCCCGTGTGGGCGACTCGGGAGGCAGCCTgaatcctagccgccgccaccacaaATCTATTGTTTCTGTTTGCCGCTATCGGAGGACACTGACGAAGCCATGTGGCCGACGATGCGACAGGGACCTTGCTCGTGGCAGGGGTGGTTCTTGGGTTGTTCCGATGGGTGTACTACTCTAGTACATGTTCTGAAATGAGATTATGTGCTTCAAAATTTGATGTGTACCCTTCAAAAACTATAACACAACTAATTAACTTGAACTTCCTGGATATGAACATCAACTGCCCCCGCGTCGCTCCCGTGTGGGCGACTCGGGAGGCAGCCTgaatcctagccgccgccaccaaaAATCTATTGTTCCTGTTTGCCGCTATCGGAAGACACCGACGAAGCCATGTGGCCGACGATGCGACGGGGACCTTGCTCGCTGCAGGGATGGCTCTTGGGTTGTTCCGATGGGTGTACTACTCTAGTACAAATTTCTGGAATGAATCAATTGCTACCTAGAGGCTAGCTTTTCACTTCAGTTCATCGAGCTAGCAGAAGCTTCATAATCCTCTTCACCGCGGAATCTGACACCCAAAAAAATTGGATCGGTGCGACTCGAGCGGCGGCTCCACGGGGAAACCCACAGTGGGCACACGGGGAGACCCTTAATCACCGTTTTCACAACTTGAATGTGGGAAGGAACGATGGTGTGTGTGTGATACGGAGCTAGGGATGAATACTTACATTTGATCTCCATTGGCATCTTTGTTCAAACCAGGGGCACAACAGGTACAATTTTCATTTCCTTCTATGCATGCATGCTGTTTTCTATTGCTTTTTGTTCAACTGCTTTCCATTTTTACGGAGTAAACTAGATCCGGTTAGCACATATGTACCTATATATGTTGTGAAAATTTTTATGCATTGTTTTCATACAAATTATTGGCATATACCCGGGTCTAGTGGTAGAATAATACCCTACCACAGTACAGACCCGGGTTCGATTTCCGGCTAGTGCACTCTTTTATTTATActtatatttaaaatatttttgtcCAAACAAAATAAGGTCCTTCATATCATCAACCATTCCATTTCCGAATAAGCCGAACCGCAAGTAGCCCTCGATGAGGTAAGATCAGAACTTGGCGAGATCTCACATTGCGCTTGCTCCAACAGTTGGGCGTCGTCATCCCACTTGTCCCGGTAGCTGTCCGGCTGGTCCCTCACCCTGCCTCTCGCCGCGACATAGATCTCCTTCCTCCACTCCTCGATCCTCTCCAGCCCGCACCGCTCAACCAGCCAATCCTCGTACTCGAATGTGCCTACGCCCAGGTCGTGGGTGAACCTCTTTGAGTGTCCGCGGGCCTCCATGTCTGAGTAGAAGGACGCCACGTCCTGCGTCATCTGCTCTGACGACGGGAGCTCGATCCTCCCCGACAGAACCCCGGCCACCCAGCTGCTCTGGAGCTGGAACACCGGGAAAAGGAATCCCTTGAATGGCAGTCCGACGAAGGAGATGCTAGGGGCCAGCCGCGGCGGGAACACGTGCTTGTACAGCGGGCCGACGTGGTTGTCGTCCACCGTGATAGCAGAGTCGTCGCCGAAGAACGAGAAGCTGTACTTGTACCTACGACGAGCACATCTCCATCGGTTAACATCGATCTCCACTACAAGCATAATttggtactcccttcattccacaatgtagtgcctatagatttttgtgaaagtcaaactttgccaaatttgaccaagtgtatagagaaaacTGTCTACATCTACAATATCAAACATATACATTCTGAAAATATAACTCGTGATGTATCCAATGATGtccatttggtattctagatgtacctacttttctctataaatatggtcaaagtttgtattgtttgacttttgcaaaaatctataggcactacattatgaaacggagggagtaactaattTTATACAATATGCAAGTACCCAGTGTAGTGCACGATGGCGTCTGCCTTCACCCTGCTGCCGCCCTGGAACACCACGATGCCGTCCTCCTCGGCGCAGTCGATCTGCAGCACCCAACCATTTGAAAAAGTAGCTCGAGGTGATGAGGGGATTGGATTTGGGCGTGATGACATTTTCAAGCGCCAAGTTGGTATTAATATACCCAGGCCCGAGCCCAAGGGGGTGCAACATGTGCACCCCCACAGGGAAAATCCTATATGCTGCTCCTTGCGTCAAACTNNNNNNNNNNNNNNNNNNNNNNNNNNNNNNNNNNNNNNNNNNNNNNNNNNNNNNNNNNNNNNNNNNNNNNNNNNNNNNNNNNNNNNNNNNNNNNNNNNNNNNNNNNNNNNNNNNNNNNNNNNNNNNNNNNNNNNNNNNNNNNNNNNNNNNNNNNNNNNNNNNNNNNNNNNNNNNNNNNNNNNNNNNNNNNNNNNNNNNNNNNNNNNNNNNNNNNNNNNNNNNNNNNNNNNNNNNNNNNNNNNNNNNNNNNNNNNNNNNNNNNNNNNNNNNNNNNNNNNNNNNNNNNNNNNNNNNNNNNNNNNNNNNNNNNNNNNNNNNNNNNNNNNNNNNNNNNNNNNNNNNNNNNNNNNNNNNNNNNNNNNNNNNNNNNNNNNNNNNNNNNNNNNNNNNNNNNNNNNNNNNNNNNNNNNNNNNNNNNNNNNNNNNNNNNNNNNNNNNNNNNNNNNNNNNNNNNNNNNNNNNNNNNNNNNNNNNNNNNNNNNNNNNNNNNNNNNNNNNNNNNNNNNNNNNNNNNNNNNNNNNNNNNNNNNNNNNNNNNNNNNNNNNNNNNNNNNNNNNNNNNNNNNNNNNNNNNNNNNNNNNNNNNNNNNNNNNNNNNNNNNNNNNNNNNNNNNNNNNNNNNNNNNNNNNNNNNNNNNNNNNNNNNNNNNNNNNNNNNNNNNNNNNNNNNNNNNNNNNNNNNNNNNNNNNNNNNNNNNNNNNNNNNNNNNNNNNNNNNNNNNNNNNNNNNNNNNNNNNNNNNNNNNNNNNNNNNNNNNNNNNNNNNNNNNNNNNNNNNNNNNNNNNNNNNNNNNNNNNNNNNNNNNNNNNNNNNNNNNNNNNNNNNNNNNNNNNNNNNNNNNNNNNNNNNNNNNNNNNNNNNNNNNNNNNNNNNNNNNNNNNNNNNNNNNNNNNNNNNNNNNNNNNNNNNNNNNNNNNNNNNNNNNNNNNNNNNNNNNNNNNNNNNNNNNNNNNNNNNNNNNNNNNNNNNNNNNNNNNNNNNNNNNNNNNAAAAATGTTCGTACTTTTAGAAAATATTTATGTTTAAATTTTGTTCtcaatttcaaaattttgttctctaaattcaaaaaatgttcgggatttagaaaatgttcctgttttttcaagatttgttcaccagttcaaaaaatgtttatgtttttAAAACAAATCACTATTCAGAAAATTGTTCACATTTTCTAAGAAcatttttagttttataaaaaattgATCGTAATTTTAATTAATGTTCCTGTTTTTCAATATTTG harbors:
- the LOC119345618 gene encoding flavin-containing monooxygenase FMO GS-OX-like 4 — encoded protein: MSSRPNPIPSSPRATFSNGWVLQIDCAEEDGIVVFQGGSRVKADAIVHYTGYKYSFSFFGDDSAITVDDNHVGPLYKHVFPPRLAPSISFVGLPFKGFLFPVFQLQSSWVAGVLSGRIELPSSEQMTQDVASFYSDMEARGHSKRFTHDLGVGTFEYEDWLVERCGLERIEEWRKEIYVAARGRVRDQPDSYRDKWDDDAQLLEQAQCEISPSSDLTSSRATCGSAYSEMEWLMI